The proteins below come from a single Metarhizium brunneum chromosome 1, complete sequence genomic window:
- the fsdR_0 gene encoding Fusaridione A cluster transcription factor: MDHMNFQIPGMGPPPIMNQPPQIFGGYGPDGLPNAPQIPADLAAHMFPDTHLLMEDTNEAKRRRIARACDMCRKKKIKCDGKLPACTHCINYKTDCVFTQVEKKRSPPKGAKYIEGLENRLGRMEHLLRLSGLLSEDDSGTDLGALEKKLTEKSRQASTVATSPISPSQATSGQDGTASTPQSALTSPDPTKDKDKDKDEKRKSTTPGDERTGDGEEEVEALSEMMCSLVTNQCGETRYIGSSSGFSIFSPKGIQWVNGRTGDDSFAKMISEVSVDDHKWTNWKPEVFGDLFQRRVFRPLPPKNEAMSLLQDYFENFNCMFPLFHQPTFMHLVERQYSSDPYEGSGWWASLNCALAIAHRLRVMSNLVPQEEDEKAWAYLKNAMAVFPELTMRNTDLLSVQALLGMALFMQGTPNPQPTSLLIAAAIRLSHSIGLHKRGTGFNLNPIEIEQRKRVFWIAYMLDKDLCLRSGRPAAQDDDDMNVELPDANPPDNIGNIPLADGKGKMNLFRVICEFTVIESNVYKRLYSTKATKQSDGELLNTIGELDQELEEWKDRIPVDFRPEHEIKASHTPLILHVVMLHFTYYNCLTTIHRMSIHHGYWTSRLSNYAIQGLNSRPLNPRVFSSAQLCTAAARASISLLKYVPQGDFSCVWLILYFPVSALMTLFSNILQNPLDPRAKSDTKLMDLVVTFLSMLGQEAEQGGVHRMLGICSEFVRISKVVIERAEKEQSSRRKRKNVDSGSKNSTVTNSSSKPSVQSTPGETASSETPRPTTATTPTPTPHNLSISSASRDALASLTSTSPADRRGSFDPSAVMSMNSQSPSGGSTSWQQELQPPQNGDFDSYNNMNAFGAIGVSPPPVPLTARPFAQPLLPQDLFGLPATLDWSWAEMSGGAYPSVENGNYGGEQPDLSTTGV; encoded by the exons atgGACCACATGAACTTTCAGATACCCGGCATGGGACCACCGCCCATCATGAACCAACCGCCCCAGATATTTGGCGGATATGGCCCGGATGGTTTACCCAATGCTCCTCAGATACCGGCTGACCTGGCTGCACACATGTTTCCCGACACCCATCTTCTCATGGAAGACACGAACGAagccaaaagaagaagaattgCGAGG GCTTGTGACATGTgtaggaagaagaagatcaaGTGTGACGGCAAGCTGCCTGCCTGCACTCACTGCATCAACTACAAGACAGATTGTGTCTTCACCCAAgtggagaagaagcgaaGTCCTCCCAAAGG AGCCAAATATATCGAAGGATTAGAGAATAGGTTGGGTCGCATGGAGCATTTGTTGCGACTCTCAG GCCTGCTGAGCGAGGATGACAGCGGTACCGACTTGGGCGCACTGGAGAAGAAATTGACAGAGAAATCACGCCAGGCCTCGACTGTTGCAACCAGTCCCATTTCTCCTTCACAGGCAACGTCAGGGCAGGATGGCACCGCCTCGACACCACAGAGTGCTCTCACATCGCCCGATCCAaccaaagacaaggacaaggacaaggacgagaaaCGCAAATCCACAACGCCCGGGGATGAGAGAACAGGtgacggagaagaagaggtcgAAGCCCTTTCGGAGATGATGTGTTCTCTTGTTACCAATCAATGTGGCGAAACTCGATACATTGGCTCGTCTTCGGgcttttccatcttctcacCAAAGGGTATTCAGTGGGTCAACGGGCGTACTGGGGACGATTCATTTGCCAAGATGATATCTGAGGTATCTGTGGATGATCACAAATGGACGAACTGGAAGCCTGAAGTTTTCGGTGACCTGTTCCAGCGACGGGTATTcaggccgctgccgccgaaAAATGAGGCAATGTCCCTTTTACAGGACTACTTCGAGAACTTCAACTGCATGTTTCCCCTGTTTCACCAACCGACTTTCATGCATTTAGTTGAGAGACAATACTCGTCTGATCCGTATGAAGGCTCCGGATGGTGGGCAAGCTTGAACTGTGCACTGGCCATCGCGCATCGCCTACGGGTCATGAGCAACCTGGTGCCgcaggaggaggatgagaagGCTTGGGCGTATCTGAAAAACGCCATGGCAGTATTTCCAGAGCTAACTATGCGGAACACGGATTTACTAAGTGTGCAGGCTCTGCTTGGCATGGCGTTGTTCATGCAAGGAACGCCGAATCCTCAGCCCACCTCCCTCTTGATTGCTGCCGCCATTAGGCTTTCGCACAGTATCGGACTTCATAAACGTGGAACGGGATTCAACTTGAACCCCATCGAAATCGAACAACGAAAGAGAGTATTTTGGATTGCATACATGCTAGACAAGGACCTATGCCTTCGATCTGGACGGCCAGCTGcacaagatgatgacgatatGAATGTGGAGCTTCCGGACGCCAACCCCCCCGACAACATTGGAAACATCCCTCTGGCGGATGGAAAGGGCAAAATGAACCTCTTCCGTGTTATTTGTGAATTTACTGTTATTGAAAGTAATGTTTACAAGCGGCTGTACTCGACAAAAGCGACGAAACAATCCGATGGAGAGCTTTTGAATACCATCGGTGAACTGGACCAGGAATTGGAGGAATGGAAGGACAGAATTCCCGTTGACTTTCGACCGGAACATGAGATAAAGGCGTCCCATACACCGTTGATATTGCATGTTGTCATGCTCCATTTCACGTACTACAACTGTTTGACGACTATTCATCGCATGTCAATTCACCATGGTTATTGGACAAGCAGACTGTCAAACTATGCCATTCAAGGCTTGAATTCGAGGCCTCTGAATCCAAGGGTTTTCTCTTCCGCTCAACTGTGCACAGCAGCCGCTCGAGCCTCAATCTCTCTGCTGAAATATGTCCCACAAGGTGACTTTTCATGCGTTTG GCTCATTCTTTACTTTCCCGTGTCAGCACTCATGACTTTGTTCAGCAACATTCTTCAAAATCCCCTTGACCCCCGTGCCAAGTCTGATACAAAGTTGATGGACCTTGTTGTTACATTCTTATCGATGCTGGGCCAAGAGGCTGAACAGGGAGGCGTGCACCGCATGCTCGGCATATGCTCCGAATTCGTACGTATCTCTAAAGTGGTGATTGAAAGGGCAGAAAAGGAGCAGTCTTCTAGGCGAAAGCGCAAGAATGTAGACTCGGGATCGAAAAACAGCACTGTAACAAACTCTTCCAGCAAGCCATCTGTACAAAGTACGCCGGGCGAGACAGCATCCTCAGAAACGCCCAGACCTACCACCGCGACAACACCCACGCCAACGCCACACAATCTTTCCATCTCTTCTGCCTCCAGAGATGCGCTGGCAAGTCTCACGTCAACCAGTCCAGCAGACAGAAGAGGTTCCTTTGATCCTTCAGCAGTCATGTCGATGAATAGTCAATCTCCCTCTGGCGGCTCAACCAGCTGGCAGCAAGAGTTGCAACCTCCTCAAAATGGAGACTTTGACTCATACAACAACATGAATGCCTTTGGTGCCATTGGTGTGTCCCCGCCACCCGTACCACTGACGGCTCGGCCTTTTGCACAGCCCCTGCTCCCACAAGACTTGTTCGGTCTTCCAGCGACGTTGGATTGGAGCTGGGCCGAAATGAGCGGCGGTGCCTACCCGTCAGTTGAGAATGGGAACTATGGTGGCGAGCAACCAGATCTGTCCACAACTGGCGTATAG
- the ROX3 gene encoding Mediator of RNA polymerase II transcription subunit 19 codes for MSDDSPHKRKRSLGDTGDRDRDQKKMHLGDSRLGIEDLHLDVGEKYLLCRTPHPEPLTRIAQDLYEMCGLTSLAAEVAREKPNGEKNALRKTYKGHIKRLGVAGHFDVQKKKEDAPSEFMAILQVPELEWNVHQVKGREITDGLSATTLSNLGRAMNMSKGPIPKPVWDSSVLGDLAPSSGNASKPISAKPSAPGTPLASTPNTIGRPKPPILAGQDPNRPRRNVKKRSYGDSSFEGYGEGYPDDDGGMDTGYSTGEGEGGQKRRKKVGYDSTNGNESLSSDMALKNTAASPPNALMRQQSYGPGMVGA; via the exons ATGTCCGACGACTCACCGCACAAACGAAAGCGCTCGCTAGGCGATACCGGTgaccgcgaccgcgaccagaagaagatgcaTCTCGGGGATAGCCGGTTGGGTATTGAGGACCTGCACCTGGACGTCGGGGAGAAATACCTTCTCTGCAGAACAC CACATCCCGAGCCTCTCACCAGGATAGCCCAAGACCTGTACGAGATGTGCGGCCTCaccagcctcgccgccgaagTAGCGCGAGAGAAGCCCAACGGGGAGAAGAACGCTTTACGGAAAACATACAAGGGTCACATAAAGCGATTAGGGGTAGCCGGTCATTTCGACGTccagaagaaaaaggaagacgCGCCCTCAGAGTTCATGGCGATCCTCCAAGTCCCCGAGCTGGAGTGGAACGTCCATCAGGTCAAAGGTCGCGAAATTACCGACGGGTTATCCGCGACGACGCTCTCGAACCTTGGCCGTGCCATGAACATGTCCAAGGGGCCCATACCCAAGCCGGTCTGGGACTCGTCGGTGCTGGGAGACTTGGCACCGTCCAGTGGCAATGCGTCAAAACCAATCTCTGCGAAGCCATCAGCGCCGGGCACCCCCTTAGCTTCAACACCCAATACGATAGGTCGACCAAAACCTCCGATTCTTGCTGGGCAGGACCCCAACCGGCCTCGGAGGAATGTCAAGAAGCGATCATATGGCGATAGCAGCTTCGAAGGGTATGGCGAAGGATACCCCGATGACGACGGAGGCATGGATACTGGATACTCTACGGGAGAAGGCGAGGGCGGTCAAAAGCGTCGGAAAAAAGTAGGTTATGACAGCACAAACGGCAACGAGTCACTTTCGTCTGacatggccttgaagaaCACGGCAGCGTCGCCACCTAATGCTCTCATGCGTCAACAAAGTTACGGCCCGGGCATGGTCGGTGCTTGA